The Mustela erminea isolate mMusErm1 chromosome 18, mMusErm1.Pri, whole genome shotgun sequence genome has a window encoding:
- the MYO18A gene encoding unconventional myosin-XVIIIa isoform X10 has product MRVKTEEQIAAEEAWYETEKVWLVHKDGFSLGSQLKSEELSLPEGKVRVKLDHDGAILDVDEDDVEKANAPSCDRLEDLASLVYLNESSVLHTLRQRYGASLLHTYAGPSLLVLSPRGAPAVYSEKVMHMFKGCRREDMAPHVYAVAQTAYRAMLMSRQDQSVILLGASGSGKTTSCQHLVQYLATIAGTSGNKVFSVEKWQALYSLLEAFGNSPTIMNGNATRFSQILSLDFDQAGQVASASIQTMLLEKLRVARRPAGEATFNVFYYLLACGDGTLRTELHLNHLAENNVFGIVPLAKPEEKQKASQQFSKLQTAMKVLGISPEEQKVCWLILAAIYHLGAAGATKEAPEEQAEAAEAGRRQFARHEWAQKAAYLLGCSLEELSSAIFKHQHKGGTLQRSTSFRQGPEESSLGDGTGPKLSALECLEGMASGLYSELFTLLVSLVNRALKSSQHSLCSMMIVDTPGFQNPEQGGSARGASFEELCHNYAQDRLQRLFHECTFVQELERYKEENIELSFDDLEPTVNDSVAAVDQASHQSLVRSLARTDEARGLLWLLEEEALVPGATEDALLERLFSYYGPQEGDKKGQSPLLRSSKPHHFLLGHSHGTNWVEYNVAGWLSYTKQNPATQNAPRLLQDSQKKIISNLFLGRAGSATVLSGSIAGLEGGSQLALRRATSMRKTFTTGMAAVKKKSLCIQIKLQVDALIDTIKKSKLHFVHCFLPVAEGWAGEPRSAASRRVSSSSELDLPSGEHCEAGLLQLDVPLLRAQLRGSRLLDAMRMYRQGYPDHMVFSEFRRRFDVLAPHLTKKHGRNYIVVDERRAVEELLESLDLEKSSCCMGLSRVFFRAGTLARLEEQRDEQTSRNLTLFQAACRGYLARQHFKKKKIQDLAIRCVQKNIKKNKGVKDWAWWKLFTTVRPLIEVQLSEEQIRNKDEEIQQLRNKLEKVEKERNELRLNNDRLETRISELTSELTDERNTGESASQLLDAEAAERLRAEKEMKELQTQYDALKKQMEVMEMEVMEARLIRAAEINGEVDDDDTGGEWRLKYERAVREVDFTKKRLQQEFEDKLEVEQQNKRQLERRLGDLQADSDESQRALQQLKKKCQRLTAELQDTKLHLEGQQVRNHELEKKQRRFDSELSQAHEEAQREKLQREKLQREKDTLLAEAFSLKQQLEEKDMDIAGFTQKVVSLEAELQDISSQESKDEASLAKVKKQLRDLEAKVKDQEEELDEQAGTIQMLEQAKLRLEMEMERMRQTHSKEVESRDEEVEEARQSCQKKLKQMEVQLEEEYEDKQKVLREKRELESKLATLSDQVSQRDLESEKRLRKDLKRTKALLADAQIMLDHLKNNAPSKREIAQLKNQLEESEFTCAAAVKARKAMEVEIEDLHLQIDDIAKAKTALEEQLSRLQREKNEIQSRLEEDQEDMNELMKKHKAAVAQASRDLAQMNDLQAQLEEANKEKQELQEKLQALQSQVEFLEQSMVDKSLVSRQEAKIRELETRLEFERTQVKRLESLASRLKENMEKLTEERDQRTAAENREKEQNKRLQRQLRDTKEEMGELARKEAEASRKKHELEMDLESLEAANQSLQADLKLAFKRIGDLQAAIEDEMESDENEDLITSLQDMVTKYQKRKNKPEGDSDVDSELEDRVDGVKSWLSKNKGPSKAASDDGSLKSSRTALNTSGKEGKGVEERPASALSSLSYRKRLTLKDSIGGTGDEDSLFTTLSERAASPERPPRKTRMAPREEPDECDSIVSEALSRPGRGLEKRWGSDFDRASTVSAPTSRASSATRRGSGEDGARSSMSFSLSGSPISRRSTSRLDTLSRTLSPSLSRASGRGRDSPDSRLSLGQSCLDAWDDRASVALSEAHSQYSHPSLARSLSVPPRPRVSASATDEPLGAGIRPVSRHSYLDPDLEAAINEVLSFKPGPFQRSSLEPDSEEDDRKSIQSVRSAQLDLPARAASIRRSASAADVSRSRSSHKGRSRRRSSSHSGSSSEDSSEPRRRKKGRSRKGKKKSRSRRKRMETESESSSSSSGSTVSGHSRSSVKKGPNAEDEEAAGRQSRQSRKEEKKRKKEVDSLMMRYLYRPESD; this is encoded by the exons GTGAAGACAGAAGAGCAGATTGCCGCTGAGGAGGCCTGGTATGAGACAGAGAAGGTGTGGCTGGTCCATAAGGATGGCTTCTCTCTGG GCAGTCAGCTCAAATCTGAGGAGCTAAGCTTGCCGGAAGGGAAGGTGCGCGTAAAGCTGGACCATGACGGCGCCATCTTGGATGTCGATGAGGATGATGTGGAGAAG GCTAATGCTCCCTCCTGTGACCGTCTGGAAGACCTGGCTTCGCTGGTCTACCTCAATGAGTCCAGCGTCCTCCACACACTGCGCCAGCGCTATGGTGCGAGCCTGCTGCACACGTACGCTGGCCCCAGCCTGCTCGTCCTCAGCCCCCGGGGGGCCCCCGCCGTGTACTCCGAGAAG GTGATGCACATGTTCAAGGGGTGTCGGCGAGAGGACATGGCACCCCACGTCTACGCTGTGGCCCAGACCGCGTACAGGGCCATGCTGATGAGCCGCCAGGACCAGTCTGTCATCCTCCTGGGCGCCAGTGGCAGCGGCAAGACCACCAGCTGCCAGCATCTGGTGCAGTACCTGGCCACCATCGCGGGCACCAGTGGGAACAAGGTGTTTTCCG TGGAGAAGTGGCAGGCTCTGTACAGCCTTCTGGAAGCCTTTGGGAACAGCCCCACCATCATGAATGGCAACGCCACCCGCTTCTCCCAGATCCTCTCCCTGGACTTCGACCAAGCCGGCCAGGTGGCCTCTGCCTCCATCCAG ACGATGCTTCTGGAGAAGCTGCGCGTGGCTCGACGCCCAGCTGGTGAGGCCACGTTCAATGTCTTCTACTACCTGCTGGCCTGTGGGGATGGCACCCTCAG GACAGAGCTTCACTTGAACCACTTGGCAGAGAACAATGTGTTTGGGATTGTGCCACTGGCCAAG CCtgaggagaagcagaaggcaTCTCAGCAGTTCAGTAAGCTGCAGACCGCCATGAAGGTGTTGGGCATCTCCCCAGAAGAACAGAAAGTCTGCTGGCTCATCCTGGCTGCCATCTACCACCTGGGGGCGGCAGGCGCCACCAAAG AGGCCCCTGAGGAGCAAGCGG AAGCTGCTGAAG CTGGGCGCAGGCAGTTTGCCCGCCACGAGTGGGCCCAGAAGGCCGCATACCTGTTGGGCTGCAGCCTGGAGGAGCTGTCCTCAGCCATCTTCAAGCACCAGCACAAGGGCGGCACCCTGCAGCGCTCCACCTCCTTCCGCCAGGGCCCTGAGGAGAGCAGCCTGGGAGACGGCACAG GCCCCAAACTGAGCGCACTGGAGTGCTTAGAGGGCATGGCGTCTGGCCTCTACAGTGAGCTCTTCACCCTTCTCGTCTCTCTGGTGAACAG GGCTCTCAAGTCCAGCCAGCACTCGCTCTGCTCTATGATGATTGTGGACACTCCAGGCTTCCAGAACCCGGAGCAGGGTGGGTCAGCCCGCGGAGCGTCCTTTGAGGAGCTGTGCCACAACTACGCCCAGGACCGGCTGCAGAGACTCTTCCACGAGTGCACCTTTGTGCAGGAGTTAGAAAGATACAAGGAG GAGAACATCGAGCTGTCATTTGATGACTTGGAGCCCACTGTGAATGATTCCGTGGCAGCTGTGGACCAAGCCTCCCATCAGTCCCTG gtccgCTCGCTGGCACGCACCGACGAGGCAAGGGGCCTGCTCTGGCTGTTGGAGGAGGAGGCACTGGTACCAGGGGCCACCGAGGATGCCCTCCTGGAGCGCCTTTTCTCCTACTATGGCCCCCAGGAAGGTGACAAAAAAG GCCAAAGCCCCCTCCTGCGCAGCAGCAAACCACACCATTTCCTCCTGGGCCACAGCCATGGCACCAACTGGGTTGAGTACAATGTGGCCGGCTGGCTGAGCTATACCAAACAGAACCCAGCCACCCAGAACGCCCCCCGGCTCCTGCAGGACTCCCAGAA GAAAATCATCAGCAATCTGTTTCTGGGCCGGGCGGGCAGCGCCACGGTGCTGTCGGGCTCCATTGCTGGCTTGGAGGGTGGCTCGCAGCTGGCCCTACGCCGGGCCACCAGCATGCGGAAGACCTTCACAACAGGCATGGCGGCTGTCAAGAAGAAGTCACTATGCATCCAGATTAAGCTGCAGGTG GATGCCCTCATTGACACCATCAAGAAATCAAAGCTGCACTTTGTGCATTGCTTTCTGCCTGTAGCAGAGGGCTGGGCCGGGGAGCCCCGGTCTGCAGCCTCCCGCCGAGTCAGCAGCAGCAGTGAGCTGGACCTGCCCTCGGGAGAGCACTGTGAGGCCGGACTTCTGCAGCTGGATGTACCCCTGCTTCGTGCACAGCTCCGGGGCTCCCGCCTGCTGGACGCCATGCGCATGTACCGCCAAG GTTACCCGGACCACATGGTGTTCTCTGAGTTCCGCCGCCGCTTCGATGTCCTGGCCCCACACCTGACCAAGAAACACGGGCGCAACTACATTGTGGTGGATGAGAGGCGG GCGGTGGAGGAGCTTCTGGAGTCCTTGGACCTGGAGAAGAGCAGCTGCTGCATGGGCTTGAGCCGG GTGTTCTTCCGGGCAGGCACGTTGGCTCGGCTGGAGGAGCAGCGGGACGAACAAACCAGCAGAAACCTGACCCTGTTCCAGGCGGCCTGCAGGGGCTACCTGGCCCGCCAGcacttcaagaagaaaaag ATCCAGGATCTGGCCATTCGCTGTGTGCAGAAGAACATTAAGAAGAACAAAGGGGTGAAGGACTGGGCCTGGTGGAAACTCTTTACCACCGTGCGGCCCCTCATCGAGGTACAGCTGTCCGAGGAACAGATCCGGAACAAAGAC GAGGAGATCCAGCAGCTGCGGAACAAGCTTGAGAAGGTGGAGAAGGAGCGGAACGAGCTTCGGCTCAACAATGACCGGCTGGAGACCCGG ATCTCAGAGCTGACATCGGAGCTGACTGATGAACGTAACACAGGAGAGTCCGCCTCCCAGCTGCTGGACGCCGAGGCCGCGGAGAGGCTCCGAGCCGAGAAGGAGATGAAGGAGCTGCAG ACCCAGTACGATGCGCTGAAGAAGCAGATGGAGGTGATGGAGATGGAGGTGATGGAGGCCCGCCTCATCCGGGCAGCGGAGATCAACGGGGAGGTGGACGATGATGACACGG GCGGTGAGTGGCGCCTGAAGTACGAGCGAGCTGTGCGGGAGGTGGACTTCACCAAGAAGCGGCTCCAGCAGGAGTTCGAGGACAAGCTGGAGGTGGAGCAGCAGAACAAGAGGCAGCTGGAGAGGCGG CTCGGGGACCTGCAGGCAGACAGCGACGAGAGCCAGCGGGCCCTGCAGCAACTGAAGAAGAAGTGCCAACGGCTGACAGCCGAGCTGCAGGACACCAAGCTGCACCTGGAGGGCCAGCAGGTCCGCAACCACGAGCtggagaagaagcagaggag GTTCGACAGCGAGCTCTCGCAGGCTCATGAAGAGGCCCAGCGGGAGAAACTGCAGCGGGAGAAGTTGCAGCGGGAGAAGGACACGCTCCTCGCTGAGGCTTTCAGCCTGAAGCAGCAACTGGAG GAAAAAGACATGGACATTGCCGGATTCACCCAGAAGGTTGTCTCCCTGGAGGCCGAACTCCAGGACATTTCTTCCCAAGAGTCTAAAGATGAAGCCTCTCTGGCCAAGGTCAAGAAACAGCTCCGGGACCTGGAGGCCAAGGTCAAGGATCAGGAAGAGGAGCTGGATGAGCAGGCGGGGACCATCCAGATGCTGGAGCAG GCCAAGCTACGTCTAGAGATGGAGATGGAGCGGATGAGACAGACCCATTCCAAGGAGGTGGAAAGTCGGGATGAGGAAGTAGAGGAGGCCCGGCAGTCATGTCAGAAGAAG TTGAAGCAAATGGAAGTGCAGCTTGAGGAGGAGTACGAGGATAAGCAGAAGGTGCTGCGAGAGAAGCGGGAACTGGAGAGCAAGCTCGCCACACTGAGTGACCAG GTGAGCCAGAGGGACCTGGAGTCCGAGAAGCGGCTCCGGAAGGACCTGAAGCGCACCAAGGCCCTGCTGGCGGATGCCCAGATCATGCTGGACCACCTGAAGAACAACGCCCCCAGCAAGAGGGAGATCGCCCAGCTGAAGAACCAG CTGGAGGAGTCCGAGTTCACCTGCGCCGCAGCCGTGAAAGCGAGGAAGGCCATGGAGGTGGAGATCGAAGACCTGCACCTACAGATTGATGACATCGCCAAAGCCAAGACGGCG CTGGAGGAGCAGCTGAGCCGCCTTCAGCGTGAGAAGAATGAGATCCAGAGCCGGCTGGAGGAGGATCAGGAGGACATGAACGAGCTGATGAAGAAGCACAAAGCGGCCGTGGCTCAG GCCTCGCGGGACTTAGCACAGATGAACGATCTCCAGGCCCAGCTAGAAGAAGCCaacaaggagaagcaggagctgcAGGAGAAG ctccaaGCCCTCCAGAGCCAAGTGGAGTTCCTAGAACAATCCATGGTGGACAAGTCCCTGGTGAGCAGGCAGGAGGCTAAGATCCGAGAGCTGGAGACCCGCCTGGAGTTCGAGAGGACCCAAGTGAAGAGGCTGGAG AGCCTGGCCAGCCGGCTCAAGGAGAACATGGAGAAGCTGACAGAGGAGCGCGACCAGCGCACTGCCGCCGAGAACCGGGAGAAGGAGCAGAACAAGAGGCTCCAGCGGCAGCTCCGGGACACCAAGGAGGAGATGGGCGAGCTCGCCAGGAAGGAGGCGGAGGCAAGCCGCAAGAAGCACGAACTG GAGATGGATCTGGAGAGCCTAGAGGCGGCTAACCAAAGCCTGCAGGCCGATCTAAAACTGGCATTCAAGCGCATTGGGGACCTACAGGCCGCCATTGAAGATGAGATGGAGAGCGACGAGAATGAGGACCTCATCACCAG tTTGCAGGACATGGTGACAAagtatcagaaaagaaagaataaacc CGAGGGGGACTCAGATGTGGACTCGGAGCTGGAGGACCGCGTCGATGGAGTCAAGTCATGGTTGTCGAAAAACAAGGGGCCTTCCAAGGCAGCTTCTGATGATGGCAGCTTGAAGAGTTCCAG AACGGCTCTCAACACCTCTGGCAAAGAGGGcaagggggtggaggagaggccGGCCTCGGCACTGAGCTCCCTGAGCTACCGGAAGCGGCTCACCCTGAAGGACTCCATCGGGGGCACCGGGGATGAGGACTCGCTCTTCACCACCCTGAGCGAGCGGGCGGCCTCCCCGGAGAGGCCACCCCGGAAGACCCGCATGGCCCCCAGGGAGGAGCCAGACGAGTGCGACTCCATCGTCTCCGAGGCCCTGAGCCGCCCGGGCCGGGGGCTGGAGAAGCGGTGGGGCTCAGACTTTGACCGGGCCTCCACAGTCTCTGCTCCCACCAGCCGGGCCTCCTCAGCCACACGGCGTGGCTCCGGTGAGGATGGGGCCCGCTCGTCCATGAGCTTCTCGCTCTCGGGCTCCCCAATCTCCCGGCGCAGCACCTCCCGGCTGGACACCCTGTCCAGGACCCTCAGTCCTTCCCTGAGTCGCGCCTCAGGCCGGGGCCGGGACAGCCCGGATTCCCGCCTGTCTCTGGGCCAGAGCTGCCTGGACGCGTGGGACGACAGAGCTAGTGTGGCCTTGAGCGAGGCCCACTCCCAGTATAGCCATCCGTCACTGGCCCGCAGTCTTTCGGTGCCACCACGGCCTCGTGTCTCAGCCTCGGCCACAGATGAGCCCCTTGGTGCTGGCATCCGCCCCGTCAGCCGGCACTCCTACCTGGACCCTGACCTGGAGGCTGCCATCAACGAGGTCTTAAGCTTCAAACCCGGCCCATTCCAGAGGAGCAGCCTGGAGCCCGACTCGGAGGAAGATGACCGGAAGAGCATCCAAAGTGTCCGCAGCGCCCAGCTGGACCTCCCAGCGCGGGCAGCCAGCATCCGCCGCTCGGCCTCCGCTGCCGATGTCTCCCGCTCCCGCAGCAGCCACAAGGGCCGGAGCCGGAGACGCAGCAGCTCCCACTCCGGCTCCAGCTCCGAGGACTCCTCGGAGCCCAGACGGCGGAAGAAGGGGCGCTCGCGCAAGGGCAAGAAGAAATCCAGatcaaggagaaagagaatggagacCGAGTCGGAGTCCTCATCCAGCTCCAGCGGCTCTACGGTGTCAGGCCACAGCCGCTCGAGCGTGAAGAAGGGCCCCAATGCCGAAGACGAGGAGGCTGCGGGCCGGCAGTCCCGGCAGTCtcggaaggaggagaagaagcgCAAGAAGGAGGTGGACAGCCTGATGATGCGGTACCTGTACCGGCCCGAGAGCGACTAG